The following proteins are co-located in the Montipora foliosa isolate CH-2021 unplaced genomic scaffold, ASM3666993v2 scaffold_395, whole genome shotgun sequence genome:
- the LOC137987924 gene encoding uncharacterized protein yields the protein MPENNATLKKKNQELREQVNALSEEIRKLKEHVTEHTSSPDRNAAQATETALQFYSDAHDQSQTFQADVSKELKRLSAWLADISNRVEEVGKAIDSMYEYSYQYNVKIVGMPELSEQESYSQTSRLCVKLFSGMGAEVSVHDIDIAHRVPQRNATAGAPKPIICKFVRRLSKEAVMARRNDACKADPSSLGFGEGVSLSSVRIFDHLTPKMQYVFTEAKKFKGQNNYQFCWTKNSCVYLRKDGSSRALKIRDIADLTRLG from the coding sequence ATGCCTGAGAACAACGCtaccttgaagaagaaaaaccAAGAGCTTAGAGAGCAAGTCAACGCTCTGTCCGAAGAGATTCGCAAGCTGAAAGAACATGTCACTGAACATACTAGCTCGCCGGACCGCAATGCGGCACAAGCAACAGAAACGGCTTTGCAGTTTTACAGTGATGCACATGACCAGTCTCAAACATTCCAAGCAGATGTGAGTAAGGAACTGAAACGCCTTAGTGCCTGGCTCGCTGACATCAGCAACAGAGTGGAAGAAGTAGGGAAGGCAATTGATAGTATGTATGAATACAGCTATCAATACAATGTTAAGATCGTAGGGATGCCCGAGCTGAGTGAGCAAGAGTCTTACTCGCAAACAAGTCGCTTATGTGTCAAATTATTCTCTGGTATGGGAGCTGAAGTTTCAGTCCACGATATAGACATTGCACATCGTGTGCCACAAAGGAATGCGACAGCGGGAGCGCCGAAACCGATAATTTGCAAGTTTGTCAGAAGACTGTCGAAGGAAGCTGTTATGGCTCGACGAAACGACGCATGTAAGGCAGACCCCAGCTCCTTGGGATTTGGCGAGGGGGTATCTCTTTCATCTGTCAGGATATTCGATCATTTGACGCCGAAGATGCAATACGTCTTTACCGAAGCGAAGAAATTCAAAGGGCAAAACAACTATCAATTTTGTTGGACTAAAAACTCTTGCGTTTATTTACGGAAAGACGGCAGCTCCCGAGCATTGAAGATACGAGACATTGCTGATTTAACAAGGCTTGGCTGA